AGACGATGCTCAGTAGTAGGGACCACTCGAACTCTTGGGGGAGTTTGTTCGCATGGCATTGTTGCCGATTCGCCCACCACAGCCGCTGGGACTTGCGCCTAGCTTTGGATTTGGCGATCGCCTCGGACTCGCGACGCTCGGTCATGTCGATGCGATGCGCTCGCACAGCGGACCGATCTTGCCGGTCTTTGCGCAGCAATCGATGCGCGAGCTCTCGCGAACCGGTCGACGTCCTGCCGATGTCCTTACCGACACCACCTTTGCCCTCGAATCGACAGGCTATACCGGCATCTGGGGCGCTGATGCCGACCACATCACCACGCAAGAACATCTCAACGCGACGGCGGGAGCTGGCTTCACGCTCTTCACCATCGATCCGACCCATCACGTCGATCCGCATGCCGATAGCTATGCCCCTGCCGTTCTCGAGCATCGCTATCGCGACCTGCGCGACGATATCGGCTGGGCCGACGACTATTTTGGTAAGCAGTATGTTTTTGCGGGGGAGACCGTTGTCTTCGAACCACTCGCCGTGAAACGGGCAGCGGTGAAATTCGGCCTCGCGATAGCGCATGCCATAAAACTCGCCGCGCATGTCGATCGGCTGGTCGCCAAAAAAGGTTCGCAGTACGAACTCGAGCTTTGCATCGACGAAACGCCGCAGCGGACCACAGCGCTCGAGCATTTCATCATCGCCGACCAATGCCTGAAGTCGAGCGTGCGACTCACCAGCATCGCGCTTAACTATGTCGGCGATTTGGAACCGGCCATCGACTACCAAGGCTCGCTTGAAGAATGGACGGAGGCGCTCCGGCTTCATCGCGCCGTAGCGGTGGCGCTCGGGCCCTACAAACTGAGCCTGCACAACGGCAGCGATAAGTTCTCGCTCTACAAAATCCTTGCCAACGAGACCCAGGGACAGTTTCACGTCAAAACGGCGGGTACGAGCTACCTCGAAGCGCTGCGTGTCGCCGCGCGTCGCGAACGACGCCTTTTCCGCCGTATCGTCGACTTCGCTCGCGGACGTTTCGAGGCCGATCGAGCCACCTATCTCGTCAGCAGCCGACTATCGCAAGCCCCTACCGCCGCTGCGATCAGCGACGATGCACGCCTCGAGCAACTTTACCTCGACGAACCGGCGGGACGTCAGATTTTGCACGTCACGTTTGGCAGTGTCCTGACCGATAGCGCGCTCGGTCCCATGCTGCGCGATGTGCTCGTCGAACATCCCGATATTCACCGCGAAGTGCTCGCCGCGCATCTCAAAAAACATCTCGTCTCCCTCGAGAGTGGCCTCCCTTAGCGGACACCACTGGCCGCTCTCCAATCGGTAGCCCGTTTTGATAAGCCCCGCTATGATGCAAATCTCGTCACCCAATTCCTCGCAATCCTGAGCGCCGCAGATGTCTTCCTCATCGATCACGCAAACCCAGTTTGCTTCCGCACTCTCGACCCTTTCGAGCACTGCTGATGCCGTCGAGGAAGTGGCCCGTAAAGCGCTCACAGCACTTCAGTCCTCAGGTCCCCGAACGCCCGATTTGGGGCTTGTCTTTTTCTCCAATCACCACGCCCCCGAGGCTGATTTTCTCGCCAAAAAACTGTGCGCACTCCTCGGCACCGAGAACCTGATCGGCTGTAGCGGCGAATCAATTGTAGGAACCGGCGTGGAAGTGGAAGGCTCCCCCGCCATCTCGCTCTGGCTCGCCAGTTTTGCGACCGGCACAGCCACTCCGATGTACCTCCATCTCGAACAAACGGCCGAAGGGGGTGTGATCGATGGCTGGCCCGAAGCGATCAGCGGCGAGTGGTCGGGCGACACGTTCCTGCTGCTACTGGGAGAGCCCTACTCCTTTCCAGCTGATCTGCTGCTCGAGCGTTTGAATGAAGACCGCGCTGGTGTGCCGGTCGTGGGTGGCATGGCAAGTGGCGGAGATAGTCCGGGAGAACATCGACTGATCCTCGGGCCTCAAACCTACGCCGAAGGTGCCGTTGCGGTGCTGATTCAAAACGCGGCTAAACTCCACACCGTGGTGTCGCAAGGTTGTCGCCCGATCGGTAAGCCGTTCATTGTCACCCGTGCTGAACGGAACGTGATTCAAGAACTTGGTGGGCGTCCGGCGCTACTGCAGCTCAAAGAATTATTCGACACCCTGCCGACGCGCGAGCAAGCCCTCGTGCAGCGGAAGCTCCATCTCGGCCGCGTCGTGAGTGAATATCGCGACCACTTCGAGCAGGGAGACTTTCTCGTACGCAATGTCGTCGGCATCGATCCCCAAGCAGGAGCGATCGCCATCGGGGACTACATTCGGGTCGGACAGACAGTGCAGTTTCACGTGCGCGATCAAGATGCTGCTGACGCCGAACTCAAGCAGCTGTTAGCCGTTGCCAAAAGTGGTGCCGCAGGGGTGCCAGTTGGCGCGCTCCTTTTCACCTGCAATGGACGTGGCTCGCGGATGTTCAAAGAACCTCATCACGATGCCGCTTGCATCGCGGAAAAACTGGGAGACATTCCTCTCGCCGGGTTCTTCGCCGCCGGGGAAATTGGTCCCATCGGCGGTCAGAACTTCGTGCATGGATTTACCGCCAGCATCGTGATTTTTGAATAGCCTCGCCGTAGTTCACTTTTCACTTTGGCTGAACATTCACCGTACAGGTCTGGCCCGACGGGTCGTAGTGTACGTCGACTGAAATCTGCAAAAACTGCTGGAAAATCGCGATTTGTGACTCACTATGCGGTGTGAGCGTCGTGGTCCGAAAGCATCCGCCGCGCTGCGCATCGCTTGGCTCACTAGCTGCTGAAAGCGCGAGCAGTAGTAGCAGCTGATCGGCCAAGTGGGGCCCAACCGGCACAGCGGCGCGCAGGTAATGCTGCACCTGACTCACCACCTCTTCAGCCACTTTTCGAGCACTAGCGCCGAGCCGCCCAAAGCCGATGAATAGCTCGGTGACATGTTCACTTTCGATCGTGGCGTAGATCACGTTGCCTGGCCCTTGCGCGCGAACTTCTTCCGCGTGACAAACGTCGCGCGGCCAACCGAGCGATTCTTGAAGCTCGGCGAGTTCGCGCAGCGCAATCGACTTCGCTAGATTCGACACCATCGCGACGGCGCATTGCCGCATCACAGCGCCACGCTCGAGCAGATCGAATCCCACAAGCGACTTGGCCGGGGTTACTTCCACAAGCATCTTGCCACCCCCTGCAGGATAGAAACCAGGTCGCTCTAGCGTTGCCTTCACGAGTGGCCCCATGCGCTGAACGAGTGGCAGATAGACGCGCTCGAGGAATGGATAGGGTGGCGCCCATGGATTGTGCGTGCCACCTTCCAGTACCAAGCGCGAAGGAGCAGAGGCTGTCAGTAGTGCGGGAAGAATCGTCTGCAGTACAAGCGTCGCGCTCCCCGCCGTGCCGACACTGAAGTGATACTCTCCAGCATTCACCGCGTGAGGAGTAAACACTAGCGACTTCGATCCGATCGTAGCTCCCTCGACATCGGCATTGCAGATTTTTGCTGCAGCTTCTAGCGCCGTGAGATGCTGGCGCAGGAGCCCTGACTTCTCTCGCCGAGCGCGAATGTTTTCAATCACCATCGGCTGGCCGGTCACCATCGAAAGCGCGAGCGACGTGCGCAGCATCTGCCCGCCCCCCTCTCCCTGCGAACCGTCGATCAGAATCGTCCTCATCACCTGCTCACTCACACTTCTCAGAGTTGTTTTTCGGGTCTATTTCCAGCGTTTTATGAACAAAAGAGCCTCGCGCGGCACATCACCGCGCGAGGCTGAGTTTCATCACCTCCAAGCGTACAACTAGCGCACTTGGCCAAATTAATCGTCGGCTGCATCGCCATCTTTGATCACGAACCGAGCCTTCAGTCGAGCCACTTCAGAAGCAAGTCCCGCGAGCTTTACGCTGCGCAAAACTTCCTCGAAGTCCTTGTACGCCGCCGGAGCTTCGTCCTTCGGGTACTGCCGACAGTTGGTCAAAATATCGTGATCGTCGAACGACTTATCAATCGACTGCTGATCGAGCGCTCGAATCGCTGCCTTACGCCCGAGCACACGACCTGCGCCGTGGTTCACGCTAAAGCAGCTCAGCGCTGCCCCTGCATCGGCCACCATCACTGCCGAACCTGCTTGCGGATTACCCGGGAGCAAGATCGGATGTCCGGTGTTCTCGTAAGGAGTCCCCTTCAAGGCATGATGCCCTGCCGGGAATGCGCGCGTCGCACCTTTACGATGCACCCACGCCTTGCGATTCTCAACGACCTCTTCCCGCGCGATGTTGTGACTGATGAAGTACACCAGATCCCCCTTCACGCCAGGAAACACTTGCTGGAATGCTTCGAGCACTTGCAAGTTGATCACGAGGTGGTTCAGTGTCGCAAAGTTCGCACCGAGCGACATGTCGTCGATGTACGCATTTCCTTCGTCGGAACCGAGCGGTGCGTAGACCAATTCGCGATCGTTGCCCGGCAGCGGGATATCCCACTTCGCGAACTTCGATTGCAGCGTCTTGAACTGATGCATCGCCAGGTTATGGCCGATCCCACGCGATCCGCAGTGCGACAAGAACGCAACGCATCCGTCGCGCAGACCAAACGTGTCAGCCACACTTCGCGCTCGCGCGTTATTCTCAATCTGCACCACTTCGCACTCACCAAAGTGGTTTCCTCCACCGTACGAACCGATCTGCTGCAGCTTCGAGCGGAGATCGCGAAACGTCCCGATTTCCTCGTGAAATTCGACCCGTTGGGCCAGCGCTACACTCGTTCCATCGTGCCCCACGTGATGCGAATCTTCGCACCGCGCGGCCCACTCCGGAGGGATTCCGAGTGCCTGACAAACGTCAGCCGAAGCGCCTTCGGCGAGAAGCGTGCGTCCCACATCGGTGTCCACGCGACGACCATGCTTCACGCTGCGTGCACCACGTCCCGCACCGGTCGGAATTCGGTTACATACAGCCATGATTAGTTCGCGTCGCACCCGTCGATCCTCGATCGCGTCGGCCGGAAGATCCAGCTGCAAGAGACTCATTGAGCACTTGATATCAACCCCCACGGGACCCGGGTAGATATGTGATGGCGAGACCATCACGCAGCCGATCGGCGCACCGTAACCGAGGTGACCATCAGGATTGAGCACGACATGCGAAACCCCCGGCGCTCGCCGCGAATTGATCGCTTGTCGAATGCAGACTTCGTCGAACGTGTTGCGGATCGCTTCCGTTCCAATCACAGTCACGGGAGTCACATGGTCGCCAGCTGGCAGGATCGCCGTCGCTTCACCAGTTGCAATGATCTGATTCATCGTTTTATTTTTCATGTGATTTCAAGGAGAATACTGCCGCCGCGACAAAGTTTTGATGAAATGTTGCGCGCTCTATCCACTGAGCTACGGCCCTAAGAGTGGTCTCACTCCGCAGTAGAGCCGGTGGGGATCGAACCCACGACCTCGAGGTCCATAGCCTTGTAATTCCACCGGCATTCGCAGCAGCAGTATTCTCCCTGATGATTCTCGTTCCTACCCAACAAAAAAACTGCAAGACATAGGTCGCGACAAGAGTTTGTAGAAAGACTTTTTTGAGATCACTACTCGAGCAAGTAGCTCGAGCGCTCGATCCTCCAAGGATGTACTTCCTACGGCATTCGCTTCCTACGCTGCTTCCAAACCAACTTATTCACACGCAGCTACACTAGCTCACCACCCCGGCAGCCGGGATCCCCTTCACTGACCAATCAGACCACGTACTGGATCCCGGCTGCATCCACTCCCATCACTCATGGCCAGCTCAAAGAGCTTTTCGAAGGGAGGCTGGTTCACCCGAAACATTGCTGTTTTTAGGCTTTTTCCGACGATTGGAGCTCGATTGCATCGATCTGCTTTACGAAGTAATCGGTTGCTGTACGTCCCTCGGCAATCTCGGCGAGCAGCGTAAAAACGTGATCGCTAAAACCACCGATATGGAAGATTTCACTGCGCTCGATCGCTTGCGTTGTCTCGCCTGGAACCAGGTCGAGACAGACAAGCTTTGCCTGCGGATTTCGTTTCTGAAACAACTGCCATTGACGCATCGTTTCCGTTGCGCGATGACCTTTCCACTGGCTTTGCGAGTCGATCCACGATTCGTTATCCGAAACGTAAATCACCATCGAAGCCTTCAGTTGGCGAGCATTCGCATGCGCTAGCGCCGCACTACA
This window of the Pirellula staleyi DSM 6068 genome carries:
- a CDS encoding FIST N-terminal domain-containing protein: MSSSSITQTQFASALSTLSSTADAVEEVARKALTALQSSGPRTPDLGLVFFSNHHAPEADFLAKKLCALLGTENLIGCSGESIVGTGVEVEGSPAISLWLASFATGTATPMYLHLEQTAEGGVIDGWPEAISGEWSGDTFLLLLGEPYSFPADLLLERLNEDRAGVPVVGGMASGGDSPGEHRLILGPQTYAEGAVAVLIQNAAKLHTVVSQGCRPIGKPFIVTRAERNVIQELGGRPALLQLKELFDTLPTREQALVQRKLHLGRVVSEYRDHFEQGDFLVRNVVGIDPQAGAIAIGDYIRVGQTVQFHVRDQDAADAELKQLLAVAKSGAAGVPVGALLFTCNGRGSRMFKEPHHDAACIAEKLGDIPLAGFFAAGEIGPIGGQNFVHGFTASIVIFE
- the rtcA gene encoding RNA 3'-terminal phosphate cyclase codes for the protein MRTILIDGSQGEGGGQMLRTSLALSMVTGQPMVIENIRARREKSGLLRQHLTALEAAAKICNADVEGATIGSKSLVFTPHAVNAGEYHFSVGTAGSATLVLQTILPALLTASAPSRLVLEGGTHNPWAPPYPFLERVYLPLVQRMGPLVKATLERPGFYPAGGGKMLVEVTPAKSLVGFDLLERGAVMRQCAVAMVSNLAKSIALRELAELQESLGWPRDVCHAEEVRAQGPGNVIYATIESEHVTELFIGFGRLGASARKVAEEVVSQVQHYLRAAVPVGPHLADQLLLLLALSAASEPSDAQRGGCFRTTTLTPHSESQIAIFQQFLQISVDVHYDPSGQTCTVNVQPK
- a CDS encoding RtcB family protein, which translates into the protein MNQIIATGEATAILPAGDHVTPVTVIGTEAIRNTFDEVCIRQAINSRRAPGVSHVVLNPDGHLGYGAPIGCVMVSPSHIYPGPVGVDIKCSMSLLQLDLPADAIEDRRVRRELIMAVCNRIPTGAGRGARSVKHGRRVDTDVGRTLLAEGASADVCQALGIPPEWAARCEDSHHVGHDGTSVALAQRVEFHEEIGTFRDLRSKLQQIGSYGGGNHFGECEVVQIENNARARSVADTFGLRDGCVAFLSHCGSRGIGHNLAMHQFKTLQSKFAKWDIPLPGNDRELVYAPLGSDEGNAYIDDMSLGANFATLNHLVINLQVLEAFQQVFPGVKGDLVYFISHNIAREEVVENRKAWVHRKGATRAFPAGHHALKGTPYENTGHPILLPGNPQAGSAVMVADAGAALSCFSVNHGAGRVLGRKAAIRALDQQSIDKSFDDHDILTNCRQYPKDEAPAAYKDFEEVLRSVKLAGLASEVARLKARFVIKDGDAADD
- a CDS encoding tagaturonate epimerase family protein, with product MALLPIRPPQPLGLAPSFGFGDRLGLATLGHVDAMRSHSGPILPVFAQQSMRELSRTGRRPADVLTDTTFALESTGYTGIWGADADHITTQEHLNATAGAGFTLFTIDPTHHVDPHADSYAPAVLEHRYRDLRDDIGWADDYFGKQYVFAGETVVFEPLAVKRAAVKFGLAIAHAIKLAAHVDRLVAKKGSQYELELCIDETPQRTTALEHFIIADQCLKSSVRLTSIALNYVGDLEPAIDYQGSLEEWTEALRLHRAVAVALGPYKLSLHNGSDKFSLYKILANETQGQFHVKTAGTSYLEALRVAARRERRLFRRIVDFARGRFEADRATYLVSSRLSQAPTAAAISDDARLEQLYLDEPAGRQILHVTFGSVLTDSALGPMLRDVLVEHPDIHREVLAAHLKKHLVSLESGLP